Sequence from the Ignavibacteria bacterium genome:
TTTTGAAAATCTCGTCATCAGCCATGAAAGTGACTTTGGTGCCTGTTTCATCATTCTTCAGTTTCCCTATCACTTTCAAGGGAGTGGTCATTTCACCCCTTTTGAATTCCATGAAGTAGATTTTTTTGTCTCTCTTTACTTCAACTCTCAACCATCTTGAAAGTGCGTTTACTACTGAAACACCCACACCGTGGAGACCACCGGAAACCTTGTATGAATTTTTGTCAAATTTTCCGCCTGCATGAAGTACAGTCATCACGACTTCGAGAGCCGATTTCTGCTCTTCTTCATGAATGTCAACAGGTATACCGCGACCGTTGTCTTCCACGGTCACACTGCTGTCCTGATTAATGGTTACGCTGATCTGGTCGCAATATCCGGCAAGAGCCTCATCAATACTGTTATCCACTACCTCGTTAATGAGGTGGTGAAGACCTCTTACACCGACATCACCGATATACATTGCGGGCCGTTTTCTCACAGCCTCGAGTCCTTTTAGGACATTGATACTCGATGCACTGTAATCACTTCCGTTTCCGTTAGGAATACCGTTTTTTTCGCTCATCTGATTGTTCTAATCCGTTTTTATCTTGAAAACTTTATTTGTTTAATCTTTTCACTTTTAAAGTAAGTGTTCATTTTATTAATAAGCAGTTCCTCGTTGAACTTCAGTTCGTTCTTCAACGAAGGATTGTCAACCTTGATTCTTAATATTCCGTTGTCATATTTGTCAGGGAGAACATGACCCGCAAGCTCGGGAAAGATGAGAAAGAAATGTTCGTAAACTTCCTCTTTCTCGAGAATCTCTCTCACTTTTTGAAAAGCGGGATCGTTTGCCATAACCTCACCCACCGAGGTGACAATTTTTTTTGCCATTCCTTAGCCTGAAACTTCACAAGGGTAAAAGCTATTCATCCGGTGCGCCTGTCAAGGATTAACGAAAATTGTTGAATCGTTCTCGTCCTTCTTTAAAAACCCGTAGTTTGAGAAGTCGGTCAATGTTATAAATGCCTGCCCCACTTCTTTCAGATACTCGCTGATTGCAATCGATCTTGCCTTGTCAAGCTCACCAAAAACATCATCCAACAGGAAAAAAGGTGTGTTCTTTAAAATCTTCTTCAGAAAAAAGAACTGTGCGAACTTCAATGCCACTTGAAATGTCTTGTGCTGCCCCTGTGAACCGAAAGTTCTTACGGAATTTCCGTTTATGCTGAAAATAAAATCATCCTTATGCGGACCGGTCAGGTTTGTCCCCCGTCTTATCTCATTCTCCCTGTTTGCAAGTATCGCCTTGTGAAACACACTCTGAATGCCGGCATCATCCACAGCAAAAGAATCGTATTCGATTGCCGGAATCTCTTGGTTGTTCATAATGTGAGAGTATGATTCGGAGAGGTAGTCCTTGAATTCGCTGATGAACTTTCGTCTCATCACGATGAGTTGGACGCCTGAATTCACCAGTTTTTCATCCCAGGCTTCCAGTTGATCAAAGAGGGTTTTCGACCTGAACTCTTTCAATTTATTTAAGAGAGATGACCTTTGCTTTAATGTTCTGTTGTAGTCGAGAAGTGTATCAAGATACACTTCACTCGACTGCGAAATAACCGAATCGACAAATTTTCTTCTGTCAGCGGGATACCCGTGGGTAAGGTCGAGATCTGCCGGAGTCAGGACCACGACCGGAAACTTGCCAATCACATCTGCGGCACGGTTTAATTGCTTCCCGTCCTTAAAATATACTCTTTTATTCTCCTCTCTTCCATACCTTATCCTCACTTTATGAGAAGTGAAGCTCTCGATGGAGGAGACAATTTCGTAAACATCCGAGTCAAAATTTACCATCTCAGTGTCAGGACTCGATCTGAAACTTTTTGTAGTACAAATGAGATAGACAGCTTCGAGTATGGTGGTTTTGCCTTTGCCGTTACCACCAACCAGAAAGTTTAGCCCCGGAGAAAAATCAAAATGCGAATCCTTATGCAACCGGAAATTCTTAAGTTCCAGCGACTTTAATATCATATTGTGTTCAGACGCGTCGGCATGAGGAGCATAAGCAGATCCTCATTTTCATCCTGTTTAAGCGGCTTGAATATTGCTGCTTTTGACGGGGACACCAACTCGACCACTAGATCATCACAGTTTAGATTGTTCAAAATTTCAAGCAGGGATTCGGTTTTGAAGCCGATGGTAAAATTTTCACCAATATAATTTGCCGGAATCGACTCGTCAGCCCTTGAACCGCTCTCCTGATCCTCAGTATTCATTTGTATGCTCTCTTTGTCGAGAGTAACTTTTACAAGCTGGAAGTTTTTGTTGCTGAGAAGTACCATTCTTCTTGTGGCGGAAATAAAAGGCGCCTTACTGATTGAAAGCTTATTCGGACTGTCGGCAGGAATTACGGCACTGTATTCCGGAAATTTATGCTCTATCAGTCTTGAAACGAGTCTGGTGGTTCCTGATTCAAAATACATGCCGCCTGTTGTATATTTCAGGGAAACAACCCCGTCTTCAAGAAGTTTTACAAGGATATTAACAGTTTTACCCGGTACAACAATAGCCACGGGATCGTCATGCTTCAAATTGAGAGCTGAAAATCTGACAAGTTTGTGGGCATCGGTGGCAACAAAATGTGTACCATCCTCTTTCATATCGATAAGCACACCTGTCATGGAAACCCTTGCTGAATCCTTGGATACGGCGAAGGAGGCAGCCTGAAGCGCTTTTTTGAGAAGCTTTGCATCTATTTCGAGGCTGTTTTCAGTTTCAATATCTTTAAATCCGGGGAAATTGTCGGGGGAGGAGTAATTGAAATTGTAATGGCCCAGATCGGTTTGCATCACAATTTTTTGTTCCTCAATCACCACTCTGATCAGCGTGTCGCCGAGTGATTTCACAAAATCGCTCAGGAGTTTCCCTTTCACGATGAATCTTGCCGAACCGTCGCATGTAACCAGATCTTTTACACTGATCGCAACTTCATGATCATTGGCAGTAAGGGTAAGTTCGCCATCCCCAAATTCAACAAGGATGTTCTCGAGAATTGGCATCGGGGTACGCAGTGGCACAGCCGGGAGGACTTTTGTTATCAGCTTGTCAAAAGCTATACTGTTAATGGTAAATTGCATTATGATTTCCTGTTTTTCCGAATGTCAAAAATACAAAATTTCCCGCAATTTGTGGCAGTTTATATGTCGTCAAATCGTGCATTTTTTTCAACTTGCAAGAGCGATAGCAACAAAAATTCAGTTGGTTTGAGGTTTTTCCCTCTTTTACCCAAACATGTCGCTTATAATGGATATAAAGGCGTCCGGAAAACCACCCTATCTGTTCCGTTGCACCACGGCGTACAGGGCGGTTTTTCGCCTCACCCGGTGACCACGCATTCACCTTCAACTGCTCCACAAGGTCACTCACGGCGAAAAAAGAGAATATTCGCAGTTTATATTTTACTTTAAAGCCAAAATGGAAAATATAAATATTTATATTTTACTTTTCGGGCAAAATGGAAAATATGGCTACATCCGATTGCTATTTATTAAGAATATCGAGGTACTCTTTGAACAGGAAAATCCTGTTTCTTTTAAAACCGGTAATTTCCGTCAATATTCCCATTTCTTCGAAACTTCTAAGAAGCTCATTAACTGTTTTTTGAGAGATTAATAACAACCGCTCTACTTCATTGGTGTTTATGATTGGCTTTCTAAAAAGTTGATCGAGCAGGAGTTGAGCTTTTTGAGCCTTTTTACCCAATCCAATTATTTTTTTCTGAGTTAAACTGTTTTTCAATTCTACAATTCTGCTCAATGAGTACACAGCCTCTTTAGCTGTTGTTTCTACAGCATTCAAGAAAAAGATGATCCATCCTTCCATATCTCCCTTCTCCCTCACGAAGGTCAATTTATCGTAGTATAAACTTTTGTTTTTCTCAAAGAAATCGGATGTATAAAGCAGAGGCTTATCAAGTAACCCGGCAGAAATCAGATACAGAGTGATCAAAAGCCTCCCGATTCTTCCGTTTCCGTCAAGGAAGGGATGAATGGTTTCAAATTGATAGTGAGCTATCGCTATTCTTATTATTTTAGGGACGGAGAGGTCTTCGTTGTGAAGGAACTTCTCCAGATCAGACATCAACTCATCAACAAGGTCAGCAGCCGGGGGCACAAAAACAGCATCTTTGATAGAGGCACCACCTATCCAGTTTTGCGATGCCCTGAACTCGCCGGGATTTTTTGTCTTTCCTCTTACATGTGAGAGGAGAACTGCGTGGGTAGCTTTTAAAAGACGGCTGGAGAGTGGAAGACGATTTAATTCATCAAGTGAAAAGTTCATCGCCTCCAGATATTTTTTTGTTTCTATCCAGTCATTTCTGTGCTCCGGGTTGACATCAAGCTCGTCGTAAAATGCCTCTTCGATGTTGGTCCTAGTCCCCTCGATTCGACTCGAAGTAACAGCCTCCTTGGTCACATATGATTGGATAAAAAGATCAATATCAGGAATAAATTTCGCATAGGAGTTT
This genomic interval carries:
- a CDS encoding DUF721 domain-containing protein is translated as MAKKIVTSVGEVMANDPAFQKVREILEKEEVYEHFFLIFPELAGHVLPDKYDNGILRIKVDNPSLKNELKFNEELLINKMNTYFKSEKIKQIKFSR
- the recF gene encoding DNA replication and repair protein RecF (All proteins in this family for which functions are known are DNA-binding proteins that assist the filamentation of RecA onto DNA for the initiation of recombination or recombinational repair.), producing MILKSLELKNFRLHKDSHFDFSPGLNFLVGGNGKGKTTILEAVYLICTTKSFRSSPDTEMVNFDSDVYEIVSSIESFTSHKVRIRYGREENKRVYFKDGKQLNRAADVIGKFPVVVLTPADLDLTHGYPADRRKFVDSVISQSSEVYLDTLLDYNRTLKQRSSLLNKLKEFRSKTLFDQLEAWDEKLVNSGVQLIVMRRKFISEFKDYLSESYSHIMNNQEIPAIEYDSFAVDDAGIQSVFHKAILANRENEIRRGTNLTGPHKDDFIFSINGNSVRTFGSQGQHKTFQVALKFAQFFFLKKILKNTPFFLLDDVFGELDKARSIAISEYLKEVGQAFITLTDFSNYGFLKKDENDSTIFVNP
- the dnaN gene encoding DNA polymerase III subunit beta; its protein translation is MQFTINSIAFDKLITKVLPAVPLRTPMPILENILVEFGDGELTLTANDHEVAISVKDLVTCDGSARFIVKGKLLSDFVKSLGDTLIRVVIEEQKIVMQTDLGHYNFNYSSPDNFPGFKDIETENSLEIDAKLLKKALQAASFAVSKDSARVSMTGVLIDMKEDGTHFVATDAHKLVRFSALNLKHDDPVAIVVPGKTVNILVKLLEDGVVSLKYTTGGMYFESGTTRLVSRLIEHKFPEYSAVIPADSPNKLSISKAPFISATRRMVLLSNKNFQLVKVTLDKESIQMNTEDQESGSRADESIPANYIGENFTIGFKTESLLEILNNLNCDDLVVELVSPSKAAIFKPLKQDENEDLLMLLMPTRLNTI
- a CDS encoding Fic family protein; its protein translation is MDNFNPGSYKQGYQYKYFVPSQINRSWNFSNNRILELLEQVSLRLGELNSYAKFIPDIDLFIQSYVTKEAVTSSRIEGTRTNIEEAFYDELDVNPEHRNDWIETKKYLEAMNFSLDELNRLPLSSRLLKATHAVLLSHVRGKTKNPGEFRASQNWIGGASIKDAVFVPPAADLVDELMSDLEKFLHNEDLSVPKIIRIAIAHYQFETIHPFLDGNGRIGRLLITLYLISAGLLDKPLLYTSDFFEKNKSLYYDKLTFVREKGDMEGWIIFFLNAVETTAKEAVYSLSRIVELKNSLTQKKIIGLGKKAQKAQLLLDQLFRKPIINTNEVERLLLISQKTVNELLRSFEEMGILTEITGFKRNRIFLFKEYLDILNK